The Neptunomonas concharum genomic interval TGTAAGCACCTTGAGTAAAGGTGTAGCGCTTGGTGATCTGTACGCCTTGTTTATCAGTAAATGTCAGGTCGACATTCACAGATCCGCTCTCATCTACCACATATTCAGATTTTTCTGCGCGGTAAGTCGGGCGGCCTTCTGGATTCGCGTCTGGGCCATTTGGGCCAACGAGTCCACTTTGAGATACATAGACACGGTTAACGGTTTGCTCAAGCAGCACAAAAGGCAGATCACTATCGATGCTGGCTTTGTGAGCAGGCAGTGCAACCTGAATGATGTCGCCGCCCTTGGTGTCGATCAGCACATCCAAAACATCGGTTTTAACGCTGATTAACTGGGCTTGTGCATTACTAACACTTGAGGTTGTCGCCGGGATATCTGCTGGTGTTTTGCTATCGGCGGTTGGCAGGTCGCTGTCGCTACTTGCTGCAGCTGTGCTGCTGCCATAGGCAGAAACTGAGGCTACGGGCGCTTGTGCCGTTTGTGGCTTGCCGTAATCTTCATTCCACTGCAATACCAGCATGTATGAGATAAGCGCCAGTGCGGCAACCAATATGACTCGCTGTACATCCATAGGTTTGGGACCGTTAATCTTGCTTGTTAAGAGTTTGTTTCGCTCGTTTATTCAGCCTTGACCAGCACTTCTTAATAAGTGGCTGCAAGTCAGCTGATTCCATATCTCCAAGCCCTGGGCGCGCCAAGACGATCATATCGACCGCAGGAAGATTATGTTGATTCAGGCGAAAAGACTCGCGAATGATACGCCGAACGCGGTTACGTTTCACTGCTCTGCGCACATTTTTTTTAGAAATGACAAACCCAAGGCGCGGGTGGCCGAGTTCGTTAGGGCGGGCAAGGATAAGAATCTTCTGATCCGGTACCTTAATTAAAGCCTTATCAAATACAAACTGAAAATCCCCGGCAGTTAACAGACGTAACTGTCGGGGATATTCGAATTCGGTCATTTAATTAACCAGACCAGGCTGCATACCTAAAATTAGGCAGACAGACGCTTACGGCCTTTAGCGCGACGACGGTTAATGATCGCGCGACCACTTTTTGTAGCCATACGAGCGCGGAAGCCGTGTGCACGGGCACGTTTTAAAACGCTTGGTTGAAATGTTCTTTTCATCAGTCAGTCCTACTTAACGCTTGTTTCTGTGCTCGGTTATTAGCTGGCTGAAGCCTACAGAGCAAAAATGAAGACGCGAGATTCTAGAGAATTTGAACGGCCTTTTCAAATGCTTTTTACAAAGAGTGCGCGATTAATTGTTATGAGTGAGTGGTTTTGGTGCTGGGAGTGGCAAAAGG includes:
- the rnpA gene encoding ribonuclease P protein component yields the protein MTEFEYPRQLRLLTAGDFQFVFDKALIKVPDQKILILARPNELGHPRLGFVISKKNVRRAVKRNRVRRIIRESFRLNQHNLPAVDMIVLARPGLGDMESADLQPLIKKCWSRLNKRAKQTLNKQD
- the rpmH gene encoding 50S ribosomal protein L34, which encodes MKRTFQPSVLKRARAHGFRARMATKSGRAIINRRRAKGRKRLSA